A DNA window from Flammeovirga agarivorans contains the following coding sequences:
- the hemL gene encoding glutamate-1-semialdehyde 2,1-aminomutase: MNNKQSKSLFDKAQHTIPGGVNSPVRAFKSVGGTPLFIKSAQGAYITDEDDNSFIELINSWGPMILGHAHPVITSAVQEAVNNSLSFGAPTAKEIDIAELICEMVPSIEKVRMVNSGTEATMSAIRVARGYTSRNKIIKIEGCYHGHGDSFLIAAGSGAVTMGVPNSPGVTDGTAKDTLLAPYNNVEAIQTLVAENKGEIAALIIEPVPGNMGLVLPKDNYLQKLREICDAEGIVLIFDEVMTGFRLAKGGAQEVFGVTPDMTTLGKIIGGGMPVGAYGGKAEIMNFVAPAGPVYQAGTLSGNPVAMAAGLNMLTYLNEHPEVYTELAAKGEKLAEGIQAVLKELNLPYQVTLLGSMICIFFTENEVDNFADAQTTNTEKFGKFFHQMLENGVYLPPSQYESWFMSLALTDENIQQIIAAVKSSLIAVEG; the protein is encoded by the coding sequence GTGAATAACAAACAAAGTAAGTCCTTATTCGACAAAGCACAACACACAATTCCAGGTGGTGTAAATTCACCAGTTAGAGCGTTCAAATCAGTAGGAGGAACTCCTCTTTTTATAAAAAGTGCTCAAGGAGCTTATATAACAGATGAAGATGATAATAGTTTCATCGAATTGATAAATTCATGGGGTCCGATGATTTTAGGTCATGCTCACCCAGTAATTACTTCGGCTGTTCAAGAAGCAGTAAATAACTCTTTATCATTCGGAGCACCAACAGCTAAAGAAATCGATATCGCAGAGTTAATTTGTGAAATGGTACCATCTATTGAAAAAGTAAGGATGGTCAATTCTGGTACTGAGGCAACGATGTCTGCAATTAGAGTAGCAAGAGGATACACAAGCAGAAATAAAATCATTAAAATTGAAGGATGTTATCACGGTCATGGAGATTCATTTTTAATTGCTGCAGGAAGTGGAGCAGTAACTATGGGTGTTCCAAATAGTCCAGGTGTAACTGATGGTACTGCAAAAGATACACTATTAGCTCCTTATAACAATGTTGAAGCGATTCAAACTTTAGTAGCTGAGAACAAAGGGGAGATTGCTGCATTGATAATAGAACCAGTTCCTGGTAATATGGGCTTAGTTCTACCGAAAGATAATTATCTTCAAAAGTTAAGAGAGATATGTGATGCTGAAGGTATCGTATTAATCTTCGATGAGGTAATGACAGGTTTCAGACTTGCTAAAGGTGGAGCACAGGAAGTATTTGGTGTAACTCCAGATATGACCACTTTAGGTAAAATTATTGGTGGTGGTATGCCAGTAGGTGCTTATGGAGGTAAAGCTGAAATCATGAATTTCGTTGCCCCTGCAGGCCCAGTATATCAAGCAGGTACTTTATCGGGTAACCCAGTCGCAATGGCAGCAGGTTTAAACATGCTTACTTACCTAAATGAACATCCTGAAGTTTACACAGAATTAGCAGCAAAAGGTGAAAAATTAGCTGAAGGTATTCAAGCCGTTTTAAAAGAATTGAATCTTCCTTATCAAGTAACGCTATTAGGTTCAATGATTTGTATTTTCTTTACAGAAAATGAGGTGGATAATTTCGCTGATGCACAGACTACAAATACTGAAAAATTTGGTAAGTTTTTCCATCAGATGCTTGAGAACGGAGTGTATTTACCTCCATCACAATATGAAAGCTGGTTCATGTCATTAGCATTAACAGACGAAAATATTCAGCAAATTATCGCTGCAGTGAAATCATCATTGATTGCAGTAGAAGGTTAA
- a CDS encoding ABC1 kinase family protein produces the protein MSDIDKKIQKSIPSTRAQRVSRFVKVGAKVSTNYLKHYAKSVIDSDYDRKEELHKDNASDVYDALSELKGSALKVAQMMSMDKNMLPQAYTDKFQMSQYSAPPLSLPLVNKTFQKAFGKAPYQIFDEFSKEAINAASIGQVHLAVKDGKKYAVKVQYPGVAESVSSDLKLVKPIAVRMMGLNEKDVDHYMKEVEVMLLSETDYELELKRSQKITKDCSHIENIHFPEYYPEYSSKKILTMDWLDGKHVSEFLEDNPSQEVRNKIGQALWDFYDYQVHQMKEVHADPHPGNFLIDSEGSLGIIDFGCVKEIPEDFYENYFNLMIPENMQNDTKRREVFGNMRFIYEDDTPQDKEKLDRLFQSMIGILSRPFHTPTFDFSNEAYFSEITELADNQENQSLLRKSKKPRGQRDGLYLNRTYFGLYSILHQLNAEISTRSIFFS, from the coding sequence ATGAGCGATATCGATAAAAAGATCCAGAAAAGTATCCCATCAACAAGAGCCCAAAGAGTATCTAGGTTTGTAAAAGTTGGAGCAAAGGTTAGTACGAATTATTTAAAACATTACGCAAAATCAGTTATTGACTCTGATTACGACAGGAAGGAAGAATTACATAAAGATAATGCGTCTGATGTTTATGATGCTCTTAGTGAATTAAAGGGTAGTGCATTAAAAGTGGCTCAGATGATGAGTATGGATAAAAACATGCTTCCACAAGCCTACACTGATAAATTTCAGATGTCGCAATATTCCGCCCCTCCATTATCTCTACCGCTAGTTAACAAAACCTTTCAAAAAGCATTCGGTAAAGCACCATATCAAATTTTTGATGAGTTCTCTAAAGAAGCTATCAATGCTGCTTCTATAGGACAAGTACATCTTGCAGTAAAAGATGGTAAAAAATATGCGGTAAAAGTTCAATATCCTGGAGTTGCCGAAAGTGTCAGTTCAGACCTTAAATTGGTAAAACCAATTGCAGTAAGAATGATGGGACTCAATGAAAAAGATGTTGACCATTACATGAAAGAAGTTGAGGTCATGCTACTTTCAGAAACCGATTATGAGTTGGAACTAAAAAGATCTCAAAAGATCACTAAAGATTGTTCTCATATTGAGAATATACATTTCCCTGAATACTACCCAGAATATTCATCAAAGAAAATTCTTACAATGGATTGGCTAGATGGAAAACATGTTAGCGAGTTTTTAGAAGACAACCCATCTCAAGAAGTAAGAAATAAAATTGGACAGGCACTTTGGGACTTCTATGATTATCAAGTGCACCAAATGAAAGAAGTACATGCAGATCCTCATCCGGGTAATTTCTTGATTGATTCAGAAGGATCTTTAGGAATTATCGATTTTGGTTGTGTAAAAGAAATACCTGAAGATTTCTATGAAAATTACTTCAACCTTATGATCCCTGAGAACATGCAAAATGATACTAAGAGAAGGGAAGTATTTGGGAATATGAGATTCATATATGAAGATGATACACCTCAAGATAAAGAGAAGTTAGATCGACTTTTTCAATCTATGATTGGGATTCTTTCTAGACCGTTTCACACTCCTACTTTTGATTTTAGTAATGAAGCTTATTTCTCTGAAATCACTGAGTTGGCAGATAATCAAGAAAATCAATCTTTATTAAGAAAGTCAAAGAAGCCAAGAGGTCAAAGAGATGGACTTTATCTCAATAGAACCTATTTTGGTTTATATTCCATCTTACATCAATTAAATGCAGAAATAAGTACCAGATCAATATTTTTCAGTTGA
- a CDS encoding hybrid sensor histidine kinase/response regulator, whose amino-acid sequence MMTNILIVVLLLLLIASLGYNYFQHKSIKENDLASNEDPKNYKMLSLLMEHSPDVVFSVDKKYNYLAFNNAHAKTMKSVYGCDISVGSNILEYMKVRGDDEVAKVDIQRALNGENFQITRTYGDEDNYQRAHFEATYTPIKAEEKITGVAVVVRNVTDQYVSQENLKRSERKYKQLFHYNYLGALVIKDNTIIDANDTAVIHLGKETHELVGMTLDELFQIGSKNVIKKSKKEFISKYLNKYSKVKYLNVREEVIFDQKEKQNIAFIEDITDKYEAQEELIKVNHQRQVLIESAKSYIFSINSEYELETYNTKFSELIFQLSQVKIRPSINLKNEPYKTAFSMYFEYFEQAFNTGRIVEKDFFLSDDLIIQCAFSPLISESNIVYGVAVYSIDITDEKKHESEISQLNSSLEQKVIERTFELQQQKVKLDLALDAAKIGTWSYVPSEGFYWDNKFVNIFGLQHLVKNDDIKDYLSIVSEHDQEQVVQLIRNVKSETADLINILLTIEHKKYGKQYIQVYGRSTRKLNSTYAMHGVCWNLTRQKSVEIELEKAKVAAERSNKAKSLFLANISHEIRSPLNAIIGFSNILFRKSELQKLPAEFSEQLKYIYFNGEYLSELINNLLDLSRIDAGKMSIYWEEIDLRSLLKMVVKIHEMTAKDRNIKITLNIDTDVPKVFITDPTKLRQILTNLLSNAIKFTKNDTEILVDVFFANQQIILKVSDEGIGIPKDKLNLIFESFEQGDKSVTRKFGGTGLGLAITKKMTEMLNGHINVLSEENKGSTFLITLPINKEQEVIHNEKKGNIEDIDFDYQYTILVVEDNKMNQIMMQALFKQLKLHIEIANNGQEAIDFLKEKSYDLILMDLHMPVMGGISAVQYIRFELENITIPIVALTADAYWDKRFKAFAVGMNDYLTKPISRRQLVNILDKYLVQIKDKGFKYLDPIKNKDIIDELREITVSTMMSDIDKLQRLKSLRNLLQNYDTGFVKYIDYLSEAIATEKEIEVF is encoded by the coding sequence ATGATGACTAACATTTTAATAGTAGTGCTATTGCTATTATTGATAGCAAGTCTTGGGTATAATTATTTTCAACACAAAAGCATAAAAGAAAATGATTTAGCTTCAAATGAGGATCCTAAGAATTATAAGATGCTTAGTCTATTGATGGAGCACTCTCCCGATGTCGTTTTCTCCGTAGATAAGAAATATAATTACCTGGCATTTAATAATGCACATGCCAAAACGATGAAATCAGTTTATGGCTGTGATATAAGTGTTGGTAGCAATATCCTTGAATATATGAAAGTAAGAGGGGATGATGAAGTAGCTAAAGTAGATATCCAGAGGGCCTTAAATGGTGAGAATTTCCAAATAACAAGGACATACGGGGATGAAGATAATTATCAAAGAGCTCATTTTGAGGCAACATATACTCCAATTAAAGCAGAAGAGAAAATTACAGGAGTTGCTGTAGTGGTAAGGAATGTAACGGATCAATATGTATCACAGGAGAATTTAAAGAGATCAGAGAGGAAATATAAACAACTATTTCATTACAACTATTTGGGTGCTTTAGTCATTAAAGACAATACAATTATTGATGCTAATGATACTGCAGTAATACACCTTGGAAAAGAAACCCATGAATTAGTAGGTATGACACTCGATGAACTTTTTCAGATTGGGTCAAAGAATGTGATCAAGAAAAGTAAAAAGGAGTTTATATCTAAATACCTAAATAAATACAGTAAAGTAAAATACCTCAATGTTCGAGAGGAGGTGATCTTCGATCAGAAAGAAAAGCAGAATATCGCCTTTATCGAAGATATTACGGATAAATATGAAGCTCAAGAAGAACTTATAAAAGTCAATCACCAACGACAAGTATTAATTGAGAGTGCCAAGAGTTATATATTCTCTATCAATAGTGAATATGAACTGGAGACTTATAACACCAAGTTCTCAGAATTGATTTTTCAATTGAGTCAAGTGAAGATTAGGCCTTCTATCAATTTGAAAAATGAACCTTACAAGACGGCCTTCTCCATGTATTTTGAATATTTTGAACAGGCTTTTAACACAGGGAGAATTGTAGAAAAAGATTTCTTCTTATCCGACGACTTGATCATTCAATGTGCTTTTTCACCACTGATTTCTGAAAGTAATATTGTTTATGGTGTTGCTGTATATAGTATTGATATTACTGATGAAAAGAAACATGAATCGGAGATTAGTCAGCTGAATAGTTCTTTAGAACAAAAGGTTATTGAAAGAACTTTTGAGTTACAGCAACAGAAGGTGAAACTAGATTTAGCTTTAGATGCTGCAAAAATTGGTACATGGTCTTATGTTCCTTCAGAAGGGTTTTATTGGGATAATAAGTTTGTCAATATTTTTGGTCTACAGCATTTAGTGAAAAACGATGATATTAAAGATTATCTAAGTATCGTCTCAGAACACGATCAAGAACAGGTGGTTCAGTTGATTAGAAATGTCAAAAGTGAAACCGCTGACCTTATTAATATTTTGCTGACTATTGAACACAAGAAATATGGCAAGCAATATATTCAAGTATATGGTAGGTCTACAAGGAAGTTGAACTCTACTTATGCGATGCATGGTGTGTGTTGGAATCTTACCCGACAGAAAAGTGTAGAAATTGAATTAGAGAAGGCTAAAGTAGCTGCTGAGCGATCGAATAAGGCAAAGAGTTTATTCTTAGCGAATATATCACATGAAATTAGATCACCACTGAATGCGATTATTGGCTTTAGTAATATTTTATTTAGAAAATCTGAACTTCAAAAGCTACCTGCAGAATTCTCTGAACAACTAAAGTATATTTATTTTAATGGAGAATACCTTTCTGAATTGATCAATAATTTATTAGATCTTTCTAGAATTGATGCGGGTAAGATGAGTATTTATTGGGAAGAAATAGACCTGAGGAGTCTTCTCAAAATGGTGGTGAAAATCCATGAAATGACAGCTAAGGACCGTAATATCAAGATTACATTAAATATTGATACGGATGTCCCAAAAGTCTTTATCACTGACCCAACAAAATTAAGACAGATCCTAACCAACCTTCTGTCAAATGCAATTAAATTCACAAAGAATGATACAGAGATTTTAGTAGATGTGTTCTTTGCTAATCAGCAAATTATATTAAAAGTTTCTGATGAGGGTATAGGCATACCAAAAGATAAATTAAACCTTATTTTTGAATCATTTGAACAAGGTGATAAGTCTGTAACAAGAAAATTTGGTGGCACAGGTTTAGGGCTTGCTATTACCAAAAAAATGACGGAAATGCTTAATGGGCATATCAATGTATTAAGTGAAGAAAATAAGGGCTCTACTTTCTTGATCACTTTACCTATTAATAAGGAACAGGAGGTAATTCATAATGAAAAGAAAGGAAATATTGAAGATATAGATTTTGATTATCAATACACTATCCTTGTTGTAGAGGATAATAAGATGAATCAAATCATGATGCAGGCATTATTTAAACAGTTGAAGCTGCATATTGAAATTGCGAATAATGGTCAAGAAGCGATAGATTTTCTAAAAGAAAAATCCTATGACCTTATATTAATGGATTTACATATGCCGGTGATGGGTGGTATATCTGCAGTTCAATATATTAGGTTTGAATTGGAAAATATAACAATTCCGATTGTAGCATTGACAGCAGATGCTTATTGGGATAAAAGATTTAAAGCATTTGCCGTAGGTATGAATGATTACCTAACGAAGCCAATTAGTAGAAGACAATTGGTAAATATCTTGGATAAGTACTTGGTGCAAATCAAAGATAAAGGGTTTAAATACTTGGATCCGATTAAAAACAAAGACATCATTGATGAACTCAGAGAAATTACTGTTTCAACAATGATGTCTGATATAGATAAACTACAGAGGCTTAAATCGCTAAGAAATCTATTACAAAACTATGATACCGGTTTTGTGAAATATATTGATTACTTATCTGAAGCTATAGCAACAGAGAAAGAGATTGAAGTATTTTAG
- a CDS encoding NADH-quinone oxidoreductase subunit N, which yields MDLLSKLNNIIESLPYLFSEGWLTLALIVLLTLDLCYSNGNKRMLYVLAIITVIVDIIYLAFFAIPSFDQLMMFTIVNTSWSIKLKILVDFCALLLFYQLWARHPKSQHEKGEGEWIVLALGMLIGGHVLIIANDFVLAILAMELISLPSYLLTAFKNNKIGTEAAIKYFIFGAISTAITIYGASLMYGLTGGVDLQSAATFADQNSVLFMLAVIFIVIGFLFKLGAFPMHVWVPDVYQSAPIEAVAFFSTMPKVASTIFLYRFFYFSEVCNNPYISYFLLLAALFSMFIGNLSALYQKGMRRLMGYSSIAGAGFILIGIVNINDMSSYALYYFLWAYVIGNFAIFYFIGEVEDQTGDDRLESIKGIGWTNASLIWGPAIVVSAISLIGLPPAAGFTGKLLIFSSLWDLYMSNSEIYYAIVMVLGLLNTAISIAYYIKIPFNIYHRKEKVNITFNPYITPLIFILGLSLFILFIIPSIIL from the coding sequence ATGGATTTGTTGTCAAAACTAAATAATATCATTGAAAGCCTTCCTTATTTATTTTCAGAAGGATGGTTGACACTTGCACTTATCGTATTGCTTACTTTGGATCTTTGTTATTCAAATGGTAATAAAAGGATGCTATATGTGCTTGCGATCATTACTGTTATAGTTGATATTATTTATTTAGCGTTTTTTGCAATACCTTCTTTTGATCAGTTGATGATGTTTACCATTGTCAATACCTCTTGGTCAATAAAACTCAAAATATTAGTTGACTTTTGTGCCTTATTGTTGTTCTATCAACTTTGGGCAAGACACCCAAAAAGTCAACATGAAAAAGGTGAAGGAGAATGGATTGTTTTAGCCCTTGGAATGTTGATAGGGGGACATGTGCTAATTATCGCTAATGATTTTGTATTAGCAATTTTAGCCATGGAATTAATTTCACTTCCATCATACTTATTAACTGCTTTTAAAAACAATAAGATTGGTACTGAAGCAGCTATTAAGTATTTTATTTTTGGTGCAATTTCCACAGCAATTACAATATATGGTGCATCACTGATGTATGGTTTAACAGGTGGAGTTGATTTACAAAGTGCAGCCACTTTTGCAGATCAGAATTCTGTATTATTTATGTTGGCAGTGATCTTTATTGTTATAGGCTTTCTTTTCAAGCTTGGTGCATTTCCTATGCATGTTTGGGTACCTGATGTGTATCAATCGGCACCTATAGAAGCAGTGGCGTTTTTCTCCACTATGCCAAAAGTAGCAAGTACTATCTTTTTATATCGATTCTTCTATTTTTCAGAAGTTTGTAATAATCCTTATATATCTTATTTCCTTTTACTAGCAGCTTTATTCTCTATGTTTATAGGTAATCTTTCTGCTTTATATCAAAAAGGTATGAGAAGACTAATGGGTTACAGTTCTATTGCTGGAGCTGGATTTATTTTAATTGGTATTGTGAATATCAATGATATGTCATCTTATGCTCTTTATTACTTCTTATGGGCATATGTGATTGGTAATTTTGCAATCTTCTATTTTATAGGTGAAGTTGAGGATCAAACTGGAGATGATCGTTTGGAATCAATAAAAGGAATTGGTTGGACCAACGCATCACTAATTTGGGGACCTGCAATTGTTGTAAGTGCGATCTCGTTGATCGGATTACCACCAGCAGCTGGTTTCACAGGTAAATTATTAATATTTAGTTCTCTTTGGGATCTATATATGTCTAATAGCGAAATATATTATGCTATAGTGATGGTACTGGGTTTATTAAATACTGCGATCTCAATAGCTTATTATATTAAGATTCCTTTCAATATTTATCATCGAAAAGAAAAAGTAAATATTACATTTAACCCATATATCACACCTTTAATTTTTATTCTTGGGTTATCATTATTTATATTGTTCATTATACCTTCAATTATTCTTTAG